TCATCTAAAATAGAGAGTATGGACCACTCCATACCACAGGAACACTCAATGTCACAAGAAGTCAAGACATGCGAGATCTGTGCCGCGGCCCAGCTCCAGATATTTTGCAACAACTGTCAAATCAGCTTGTGTGGTAAGTGTGACACAGAGCACAGAAAAGGAGGGCTGTGTGGTTTACATGACAAAGTGCTGTTCCCGGACCTAAACAAACTGCTGTTTCCTAGCTGTACCATCCATCAAAATCAGATCTGTCATTCCTATTGTAAACAATGCGACATTCCCGTCTGCAATAAATGCAAGACCCAGACTCACCATGATCGTCATGAGCTGATTGAGATGGCTCACTTTGTCAGTACGAAACTCAATGAGATTAAGGCCGAGATAGAAGAGCTGCTGAAAAAAGTCATCCCCCAGTGTAGACAAACTAAAGCAGACACTGCTTCCAAACTCTCTATGACTGAAGTCAAATACGACCAGATGATCCATGAATTGGAGATTCATCGGAAAATCTGGCATCAGGAAGCAGACGGTATATTCAACAGGGTCAGAATGAAAATTCACAGCGAGAAGGAGAAAAGCCTCAGAGAACTACAAAACCATCTGTCTGATCTTGCCCAGATTTACAATGTTATGTACCAAACAGTTCAAGAGGACAGGGACATATTGATGTCAAAGGAGGCTGCCATAATAGCTGCCCACAAGTCTAGATTGATGGACTGCTATCAATTTAAGACTGGTCCCGACATCAAAATTCCGATACTaaagacaaaaataaacaaagggaGGGAACTCTCTTTACAGCTGGAAAACATTGAAGCCTCCCTAACTCAGAATTCATGTGTTAGTAACATGATGGAGAGCATCTCAAATGAAACTTTACCAAAAGATTGTATATGTACCAGTATCACCAATTCAACATCAAATGAAAATGTGCAATCAATACCACTATGTGCCCTTTCTGCACTAAATGGAAGACCAGTAGCAAAATCTTATAGTAAGGTAGCAGATAGCATTGCTAAGGCAACTAAAAAATTGTTGCTGATTAAACAAGGTGATAAATGTcttcaaagaaaaacaaaaccgGAATCTACATTTACATGTCCTAGTTCTCTAGGTCCATCACAAGTGATGTCAAGAACTCTAGATCTGCACCCTACAGAGAACATGGCTTGTACGGCTGTGAAAACGATGGAGGTCAGTGtgataaaaaatactacaaGAGATAGGTCAACGTCTTTGGACCAATCTAAACAAAATCCAGTAGAAGAGTTAACAAAGACAATACTAGTAGCCCACCGCACTAAAGCAGAACAGAAATCTTTGACAGAAAGATTTTCAGCTATTCCTTTGACAAATGGGCAGTTGTTGAAAAAAGCTAGAGTGATATCTAGTTTTTCAACAGGACTAGAGAATCTGACTGCAGTAGCTTGCTACGGGAGTCGAGAGGCGTGGATTTGCGGAGAAACCAAGGTCATAAAGCGACTTGACATCCAAGGCTTCCAGAAGAATGCACTGCTTGccacatgtaaatatttccctGGAGACATTGCGGTGACGAGAGATGGTGAACTGATCTACAGCAATGTCAACGCTAGGGCAGTTACTGTAGTCAGGGAGGAGAAAACAGAAATACTGATACAGGTCACAAAAGGCTGGCACCCTTGTAAACTCTGTTGTACATCATCTGGAGATATTCTGGTCGCGATGTTCACATCTGACgacaaaaatcacaaaattgtTCGATACCACGAGGGAAAAATCATCCAGGAGATTGAAAAAGATGTCAACTATGAGAATCCCCTGTTCCAAGAAGGGAGACATCCAGTTTATGTTGCTGAAAATACAAATGGGGATATTTGTGCAGCAGATCTGAATGCAGAGATGGTGGTTGTGGTCGACAGTAGAGGAAAGGAAAAGTTTCGATACGACGGAACAGCTGCAAAGAGAGCCAAGCCTTTCGTACCTGGACCAATCGTGACCGACTCCTCTGAAAACATCATTGTAAGTGATCAGATTAACGACTGCCTCCATATCTTGGACAAGAATGGACAGTTCCTGGGCTGTATTGGTGATTGCGGGCTAGACCAGCCCACAGGACTCAGTGTGGACAAGGAGGGAAGGTTATGGGTCGGGTCATACAATACTGGGAATGTGAAGGTCATTGAATACTTGAAGCCAAGAAAAAGTGGGCCTTCACAGGAACAAAGCCTAAAGTTTCTGCATTTTAATGACAAAAACTGAGCAAaccttttaaaatcaatgagaATCTGTAATATTGATATTGCATATCCATGgatgaaacaaaaacaattttttttttatcattaatggTAAAACAACAGTTGTAAATTTATGCATTAATTTCTCTAATAAACACATATTATCAGGACAAATTGTTAACATTGAATGTTCTCAATAGGGGTATGCTTAGATCATAGAACTAGGAACTTAGTGCTTTagttactgtggtttcatcaatattcgttgaatactaattttcgcagatttcgttgttaagttgatcaacaacatttaatgttaaattttaaagtgcaatttttattaatattttgtattgatagggtcattggcctcAAATTTATGTACCCTTGAaactatgattttttatttttccacgaaaattgatacccttaaGAATTAATCAAACCACAGTATTTGAGaggagagagacagagagactcACACAACACCCTGAGTTGGGCGGTACTGGTCACCACCCCATGTCTGTTGCTGGCCATACACTGGTACATCCCAGCCTGACCCTCCCCAAGCCTGGGAATTGTGAGGGTGTTTCCTGTGATAGCTAGGTCACTGTCCCCTGACAACAGCTGACCGTTCCGGTACCAGGTGTAGGTGGGTCGGGGAATCCCAAATGCCTGACATCTCCAGACCAGTTCAGATTCTCTGTCTGCGTGCTGGTCCCTCAGGGGAACTGTGAACACTGGTTTTGCTGTAAGTTTAAGTTGAGATATTTAAACACTGAAGTAATCCAACAGGTTATggtaaatttttgtattttctatcaagAAATCTAGTTTCTGTTTTATGTACAACAGGCCATGGAATTAGCCTAAGGACATTGGTAAACAAGACATCTTCAAGACTAGTGATACCCTGCTACATCTACTACAGTCGACACTCTACCATTATACAGTTACTGTACATTGGCTACTGACACACTACAATTATACACTACTGACCCTCTATGTTTATACATTGACTACTGACACTCTATGGTTATATATTGACTGCTGACCCTCTATGGTTATACATTGACTACTGACACTCTTTGGTTATACATTGACTACTGACCCTCTATGGTTATACATTGACTACTGACCCTCTATGGTTATACATTGACTACTGACCCTCT
This genomic window from Crassostrea angulata isolate pt1a10 chromosome 8, ASM2561291v2, whole genome shotgun sequence contains:
- the LOC128158187 gene encoding uncharacterized protein LOC128158187 — translated: MDHSIPQEHSMSQEVKTCEICAAAQLQIFCNNCQISLCGKCDTEHRKGGLCGLHDKVLFPDLNKLLFPSCTIHQNQICHSYCKQCDIPVCNKCKTQTHHDRHELIEMAHFVSTKLNEIKAEIEELLKKVIPQCRQTKADTASKLSMTEVKYDQMIHELEIHRKIWHQEADGIFNRVRMKIHSEKEKSLRELQNHLSDLAQIYNVMYQTVQEDRDILMSKEAAIIAAHKSRLMDCYQFKTGPDIKIPILKTKINKGRELSLQLENIEASLTQNSCVSNMMESISNETLPKDCICTSITNSTSNENVQSIPLCALSALNGRPVAKSYSKVADSIAKATKKLLLIKQGDKCLQRKTKPESTFTCPSSLGPSQVMSRTLDLHPTENMACTAVKTMEVSVIKNTTRDRSTSLDQSKQNPVEELTKTILVAHRTKAEQKSLTERFSAIPLTNGQLLKKARVISSFSTGLENLTAVACYGSREAWICGETKVIKRLDIQGFQKNALLATCKYFPGDIAVTRDGELIYSNVNARAVTVVREEKTEILIQVTKGWHPCKLCCTSSGDILVAMFTSDDKNHKIVRYHEGKIIQEIEKDVNYENPLFQEGRHPVYVAENTNGDICAADLNAEMVVVVDSRGKEKFRYDGTAAKRAKPFVPGPIVTDSSENIIVSDQINDCLHILDKNGQFLGCIGDCGLDQPTGLSVDKEGRLWVGSYNTGNVKVIEYLKPRKSGPSQEQSLKFLHFNDKN